tgtgattggttggtgtctggtcccggcagccctcgctcttctgtgattggttggtgtctggtcctggcagccctcgctctcctgtgattggttggtgtctgggtcccggcagccctcgctcccctgtgattggttggtgtctggtcccggcagccctcgctctcctgtgattggttggtgtgtGGTCCCGGCAACCCTCGCtttcctgtgattggttggtgtctggtcccggcagccctcgctttcctgtgattggttggtcctggcagccctcgctcccctgtgattggttggtgtgtGGTCCCGGCAGCTCTCGCttccctgtgattggttggtgtctggtcccggcagccctcgctcccctgggattggttggtcccggcagccctcgctcccctgggattggttggtcccggcagccctcgctctcctgtgattggttggtgtctggtcccggcagcccttactctcctgggattggttggtgtctggtcccggcagccctcgctcccctgtgattggttggtgtgtggtcccggcagccctcgctcccctgtgattggttggtgtgtggtcccggcagccctcgctcccctgggattggttggtgtgtggtcccggcagccctcgctatcctgtgattggttggtgtctggtcccggcagccctcgctctcctgtgattggttggtgtctggtcccggcagccctcgctctcctgtgattggttggtgtctggtcccggcagccttcgctctcctgtgattggttggtgtctggtcccggcagccctcgcccccctgggattggttggtgtgtggtcccggcagccctcgctcccctgggattggttggtgtgtggtcccggcagccctcgctctcctgtgattggttggtgtctggtcccggcagccctcgctcttctgtgattggttggtgtctggtcctggcagccctcgctctcctgtgattggttggtgtctggtcccggcagccctcgctcccctgtgattggttggtgtctggtcccggcagccctcgctctcctgtgattggttggtgtgtGGTCCCGGCAACCCTCGCtttcctgtgattggttggtgtctggtcccggcagccctcgctttcctgtgattggttggtcctggcagccctcgctcccctgtgattggttggtgtgtGGTCCCGGCAGCTCTCGCttccctgtgattggttggtgtctggtcccggcagccctcgctcccctgggattggttggtcccggcagccctcgctcccctgggattggttggtcccggcagccctcgctctcctgtgattggttggtgtctggtcccggcagcccttactctcctgggattggttggtgtctggtcccggcagccctcgctcccctgtgattggttggtgtgtggtcccggcagccctcgctcccctgtgattggttggtgtgtggtcccggcagccctcgctcccctgggattggttggtgtgtggtcccggcagccctcgctatcctgtgattggttggtgtctggtcccggcagccctcgctctcctgtgattggttggtgtctggtcccggcagccctcgctctcctgtgattggttggtgtctggtcccggcagccttcgctctcctgtgattggttggtgtctggtcccggcagccctcgctctcctgtgattggttggtgtctggtcccggcagccctcgctcccctgtgattggttggtgtctggtcccggcagccctcgctctcctgtgattggttggtgtgtGGTCCCGGCAACCCTCGTtttcctgtgattggttggtgtctggtcccggcagccctcgctttcctgtgattggttggtcccggcagccctcgctcccctgtgattggttggtgtctggtcccggcagccctcgatctcctgtgattggttggtgtgtggtcccggcagccctcgatctcctgtgattggttggtgtgtggtcccggcagccctcgctctcctgggattggttggtgtctggtcccggcagccctcgctcccctgggattggttggtgtctggtcccggcagccctcgctctcctgggattggttggtgtgtggtcccggcagccctcgctcccctgggattggttggtgtctggtcccggcagccctcgctcccctgggattggttggtcctggcagccctcgctcccctgtgataggttggtgtctggtcccggcagccctcgctctcctgtgattggttggtcccggcagccctcgctcccctgggattggttggtgtctggtcctGGCAGCTCCCGCTCTCCtgggattggttggtgtctggtcccggcagccctcgctcccctgtgattggttggtgtctggtcccggcagccctcgctctcctgtgattggttggtgtctggtcccggcagccctcgctctcctgggattggttggtcccggcagccctcgctctcctgtgattggttggtgtctggtcccggcagccctcgctctcctgtgattggttggtcccggcagccctcgctatcctgggattggttggtgtctggtcccggcagccctcgctctcctgggattggttggtgtctgATCCCAGCAGCCCTCGCTCTCCTGTGattggtcccggcagccctcgctctcctgggattggttggtgtctggtcccagcagccctcgctctcctgtgattggttggtccCGGGAGCCCTCGCTCCCCTGGGATTggttggtcccggcagccctcgctctcctgtgattggttggtgtctggtcccggcagccctcgctctcctgtgattggttggtcccggcagccctcgctatcctgtgattggttggtgtctggtcccggcagccctcgctctcctgtgattggttggtgtctggtcccggcagccctcgctctcctgtgattggttggtcccggcagccctcgctatcctgtgattggttggtgtctggtcccggcagccctcgctctcctgtgattggttggtgtctggtcccggcagccctcgctctcctgtgattggttggtgtctggtcccggcagccctcgctcccctgtgattggttggtcccggcagccctcgctcccctgtgattggttggtcccggcagccctcgctcccctgtgattggttggtatctggtcccggcagccctcgctcccctgtgattggttggtatctggtcccggcagccctcgctcccctgtgattggttggtcccggcagccctcgctcccctgtgattggttggtcccggcagccctcgctatcctgtgattggttggtgtctggtcccggcagccctcgctatcctgtgattggttggtgtctggtcccggcagccctcgctctcctgtgattggttggtcccggcagccctcgctatcctgtgattggttggtgtctggtcccggcagccctcgctctcctgtgattggttggtgtctggtcccggcagccctcgctcccctgtgattggttggtccCGGGAGCCCTCGCTCCCCTGGGATTggttggtcccggcagccctcgctctcctgtgattggttggtgtctggtcccggcagccctcgctctcctgtgattggttggtcccggcagccctcgctatcctgtgattggttggtgtctggtcccggcagccctcgctctcctgtgattggttggtgtctggtcccggcagccctcgctcccctgtgattggttggtatctggtcccggcagccctcgctcccctgtgattggttggtatctggtcccggcagccctcgctcccctgTGATTGGTGCGTTGTGTCTTGTAGCTAAGGTTCCCTTCCCGCTGACTCTGCGCTTCAAGCCGATGTTGCAGCAGGGGATTGAGCTGCTGTCCCTGGACGCCTCCTGGTAAGtgactcctcccccctcccctcccccgctcATCATGGCCGCTCATCCGCTTCTCTCCGCAGGGTcagctctgcttcctggtatttcCTCAATGTGTTTGGTCTGAGGAGCATCTACTCCCTGATCCTGGGGCAGGACAATGGTAAGAGGCCCCTGCAGTACCCTGTCTGACCAGGCGGAGGCGCCTCGGCTGCCAGTACTTACCTGTGTGTCTCCTCAGCTGCAGACCAGTCACGCGTCATGCAGGAGCAGATGACCGGAGCGGCCATGGCTATGCCCGCGGACACCAACAAGGCCTTCAAGGTgagtgcacccccctcccctaatgctccccctgcacccccctcccctaatgctccccctgcacccccctcccctaatgctccccctgcacccccctcccctaatgctccccctgcacccccctcccctaatgctccccctgcaccccctcccctaatgctccccctgcacccccctcccctaatgctccccctgcacccccctcccctaatgctccccctgcacccccctcccctaatgctccccctgcacccccctcccctaatgctccccctgcacccccctcccctaatgctccccctgcacccccctcccctaatgctccccctgcacccccctcccctaatgctccccctgcacccccctcccctaatgctccccctgcacccccctcccctaatgctccccctgcacccccctcccctaatgctccccctgcacccccctcccctaatgctccccctgcacccccctcccctaatgctccccctgcacccccctcccctaatgctccccctgcacccccctcccctaatgctccccctgcacccccctcccctaatgctcccccgcacccccctcccctaatgctccccctgcacccccctcccctaatgctccccctgcacccccctcccctaatgctccccctgcacccccctcccctaatgctccccctgcacccccctcccctaatgctccccctgcacccccctcccctaatgctcccccgcacccccctcccctaatgctccccctgcacccccctcccctaatgctccccctgcacccccctcccctaatgctccccctgcacccccctcccctaatgctccccctgcacccccctcccctaatgctccccctgcacccccctcccctaatgctccccctgcacccccctcccctaatgctccccctgcacccccctcccctaatgctccccctgcacccccctcccctaatgctccccctgcacccccctcccctaatgctccccctgcacccccctcccctaatgctccccctgcaccccccctcccctaatgctccccctgcaccccctcccctaatgctccccctgcacccccctcccctaatgctccccctgcacccccctcccctaatgctccccctgcacccccctcccctaatgctccccctgcacccccctcccctaatgctccccctgcacccccctcccctaatgctccccctgcacccccctcccctaatgctccccctgcacccccctcccctaatgctccccctgcacccccctcccctaatgctccccctgcacccccctcccctaatgctccccctgcacccccctcccctaatgctccccctgcacccccctcccctaatgctccccctgcacccccctcccctaatgctccccctgcacccccctcccctaatgctccccctgcacccccctcccctaatgctccccctgcacccccctcccctaatgctcccccgcacccccctcccctaatgctcccccgcacccccctcccctaatgctccccctgcacccccctcccctaatgctccccctgcacccccctcccctaatgctccccctgcacccccctcccctaatgctccccctgcacccccctcccctaatgctccccctgcacccccctcccctaatgctccccctgcacccccctcccctaatgctccccctgcacccccctcccctaatgctccccctgcacccccctcccctaatgctccccctgcacccccctcccctaatgctccccctgcacccccctcccctaatgctccccctgcacccccctcccctaatgctccccctgcacccccctcccctaatgctccccctgcacccccctcccctaatgctccccctgcacccccctcccctaatgctccccctgcacccccctcccctaatgctccccctgcacccccctcccctaatgctcccccgcacccccctcccctaatgctcccccgcacccccctcccctaatgctccccctgcacccccctcccctaatgctccccctgcacccccctcccctaatgctccccctgcacccccctcccctaatgctccccctgcacccccctcccctaatgctccccctgcacccccctcccctaatgctccccctgcacccccctcccctaatgctccccctgcacccccctcccctaatgctccccctgcacccccctcccctaatgctccccctgcacccccctcccctaatgctccccctgcacccccctcccctaatgctccccctgcacccccctctcctaatgctccccctgcacccccttcccctaatgctccccctgcacccccctcccctaatgcttcccctgcacccccctcccctaatgctccccctgcacccccctcccctaatgctccccctgcacccccctcccctaatgcacccccctcccctaatgcacccccctcccctaatgcacccccctcccctaatgcacccccctcccctaatgcacccccctcccctaatgctccccctgcaccccccctcccctaatgctccccctgcaccccccctcccctaatgctccccctgcaccccccctcccctaatgctccccctgcacccccctcccctaatgctccccctgcacccccctcccctaatgctccccctgcacccccctcccctaatgcacccccctcccctaatgctccccctgcaccccccctcccctaatgctccccctgcaccccccctcccctaatgctccccctgcaccacctcccctaatgctccccctgcacccccctcccctaatgctccccctgcaccccccctcccctaatgcttcccctgcacccccctcccctaatgctccccctgcacccccctcccctaatgcacccccctcccctaatgctcccccctcccctaatgctccccctgcaccccccctcccctaatgctccccctgcaccccctcccctaatgctccccctgcaccccccctcccctaatgctccccctgcaccccccctcccctaatgctccccctgcacccccctcccctaatgctccccctgcacccccctcccctaatgcacccccctcccctaatgctcccccctcccctaatgctccccctgcaccccccctcccctaatgctccccctgcaccccctcccctaatgctccccctgcaccccccctcccctaatgctccccctgcaccccctcccctaatgctccccctgcacccccctcccctaatgctccccctgcaccccccctcccctaatgctccccctgcaccccccctcccctaatgctccccctgcacccccctctcctaatgctccccctgcacccccctcccctaatgctccccctgcacccccctctcctaatgctccccctgcacccccctctcctaatgctccccctgcacccccctctcctaatgctccccctgcacccccctcccctaatgctccccctgcacccccctctcctaatgctccccctgcacccccctcccctaatgctccccctgcacccccctctcctaatgctccccctgcacccccctctcctaatgctccccctgcaccccctcccctaatgctccccctgcacccccctcccctaatgctccccctgcacccccctctcctaatgctccccctgcacccccctctcctaatgctccccctgcacccccctctcctaatgctccccctgcacccccctctcctaatgctccccctgcaccccctcccctaatgctccccctgcacccccctcccctaatgctccccctgcacccccctctcctaatgctccccctgcaccccctcccctaatgctccccctgcacccccctcccctaatgctccccctgcacccccctctcctaatgctccccctgctcccccctctcctaatgctccccctgcacccccctctcctaatgctccccctgcacccccctctcctaatgctccccctgcaccccctcccctaatgctccccctgcacccccctcccctaatgctccccctgcacccccctcccctaatgctccccctgcacccccctctcctaatgctccccctgcacccccctctcctaatgctccccctgcacccccctctcctaatgctccccctgcacccccctcccctaatgctccccctgcacccccctcccctaatgctccccctgcacccccctctcctaatgctccccctgcacccccctctcctaatgctccccctgcaccccctcccctaatgctccccctgcacccccctcccctaatgctccccctgcacccccctctcctaatgctccccctgcaccccctcccctaatgctccccctgcacccccctcccctaatgctccccctgcacccccctctcctaatgctccccctgcacccccctctccTAATGCttcccctgcacccccctcccctaatgctccccctgcacccccctcccctaatgctccccctgcacccccctcccctaatgctccccctgcacccccctctcctaatgctccccctgcacccccctctccTAATGCTtcccctgcacccccctctcctaatgctccccccctccccttatgctccccctgcacccccctcccctaatgctccccctgcacccccctcccctaatgctccccctgcaccccccctcccctaatgctccccctgcaccccccctcccctaatgctccccctgcacccccctcccctaatgctccccctgcaccccccctcccctaatgctccccctgcacccccctcccctaatgctccccccctccccttatGCACCCCCTTGCATTATGCTCTCTGTCATCAGACGGAGTGGGAGGCCCTGGAGCTCACTGACCACCAGTGGGCGCTGGACGACCTGGAGGAAGATCTCATGGGGACGGATCTGAACTTCGAGGGGATGTTCAAGAGGGAGCTGCAAACCTCCATCTTCTGAGCATGATACGGGCAGAGGAGGATGGTGGTTGTAGTCCTTTAGTCCACTTCTGTTTACAGGTGGCTCCAGATCCCCAGGCGTGCTGCGGGGTCTCCCTGCCGGACCACTGCCTGATCCCTGGGACCACCACTCGCTCCATCAATTAGTtcttgttgttgtttttgttaaattatttatCGCTTTAACCTTATTAAATGTTTTATAATTAGTGTCTGATGTCATCACAACTGGGGGTCATCCACAGGGGACACGTGTGCAGGGGGGGCTTCCACCAGCTCCATACAGCAACGGATCTAACTACAACTCCAACCGTCCTCCCTATCCTCACTAGTCACGAACATGagcaatagtgagtgcagctctggggtataatacaggatgtaactcgggatcagtacaggataagtaatgtcatgtatgtacacagtgactgcaccagcagcagaatagtgagtgcagctctggggtataatacaggatgtaactcaggatcagtacaggataagtaatgtcatgtatgtacacagtgactgcaccagcagcagaatagtgagtgcagctctggggtataatacaggatgtaactcaggatcagtacaggataagtaatgtcatgtatgtacacagtgactgcaccagcagcagaatagtgagtgcagctctggggtataatacaggatgtaactcaggatcagtacaggataagtaatgtcatgtatgtacacagtgactgcaccagcagcagaatagtgagtgcagctctggggtataatacaggatgtaactcaggatcagtacaggataagtaatgtcatgtatgtacagtgactgcaccagcagcagaatagtgagtgcagctctggagtataatacaggatgtaactcaggatcagtacaggataagtaatgccatgtatgtacacagtgactgcaccagcagcagaatagtgagtgcagctctggagtataatacaggatgtaactcaggatcagtacaggataagtaatgtcatgtatgtacacagtgactgcaccagcagcagaatagtgagtgcagctctggggtataatacaggatgtaactcaggatcagtacaggataagtaatgtcatgtatgtaca
This genomic stretch from Engystomops pustulosus unplaced genomic scaffold, aEngPut4.maternal MAT_SCAFFOLD_206, whole genome shotgun sequence harbors:
- the LOC140109496 gene encoding ER membrane protein complex subunit 3-like yields the protein VGIWSRQPSLPCDWLVSGPGSPRSPVIGALCLVAKVPFPLTLRFKPMLQQGIELLSLDASWVSSASWYFLNVFGLRSIYSLILGQDNAADQSRVMQEQMTGAAMAMPADTNKAFKTEWEALELTDHQWALDDLEEDLMGTDLNFEGMFKRELQTSIF